The following is a genomic window from Neodiprion pinetum isolate iyNeoPine1 chromosome 3, iyNeoPine1.2, whole genome shotgun sequence.
aaattttccactACCACGCGGCACTGGCGCCATCTTATGTATAAGGTGATGCACGTATTTGCGTGTATATGGAAGCTAGGCAGAATAATTGTTGATATTTGAAGAACGACGAGACAGTTTGTTATAACTGTCTATTTAGCATTGAAATACGACATTAATTTCATTCAGGATTAATTGTTATTTCGACAAATATTAGTGTGATACATTTCAATTGTGAAAGCTGCTCAGGCTGGTGTTATTTTAAATAGAAAACAGTGTTGCCAGATTTGGGGCGATGGAACACGAATTATGTAAAAtctgaattcgaaaaatacaCCATAATCGACGTTTTGTAATCCTACAAACAACATTTCGCAATGTAAGATTGCCCACGAAGAGAAACAAGAAATTCTATGCCaccaaacaaattttttcaccgatcTGCCTGTCCCCCGAACTAGACAGGCTCTTTCTCGCTTAGGCCGTACAGtttaattttcctttcttGCAGCTGTCTTACCGCCCGCCAAGTATCCATGTGCACAaaataagtatacatatttgTCCATCCGCTAGCGCGCACTTATGGACAATAATCAATTTGTCCaatttatacatgtaatatttgggtgatgaaaatttcgttgCTAGCATTGTTCTCTATGCTGATCTAAAAACACTTTCCACACTCTATGACATTGCGACGAACATATTTCGTACACACAGACATGCGAGtaaacacgtttttttttatcaacgtgGCGATGCCCGTCGGTAGAAACGAATACCGTTCGATGATCGTTCCCTTTgtcaaaaattgtaaaaattaaagtacatcaaagtttgatttctatGAAGGAGATAAACATATCGAATGATGTACCagttttctgattattttatGTCATGAAACTGTTTGAACTAGCCCAAGTTTTTCTCTAAAGCCAAAATTGATGAGCAATATTGTTCAACTTCTCACGCTAATATAATGTTTCATGAATATGAACTTGCCAATTTCACGTCAAAGAGCGTAAACATAATCCTCTCGAAATTTAACGCAAATGTTTGATCAAGTCGATCAAATATAATCAAATTATTGGTATTGATCGTGCTGCATAGGTTGTAAAACTTTGTATCGGCTATACGATCATGATCATAGATGGATGACGATTCAATGTACGGAAATAGAgtgattaaaataatttgcgaatccAACAGACTTGAGAGAAGAAAGTTATGACATACTGAATGCGAATTATTtggtataggtatattttaCCTGTAATATCGTGAAGAATAACTGAGCCGCGGTGAAGAACGGTATACAAATTGAATTCCGCATTGAACACGATAAACAAACGACGGTCTACCGATCAACGTTAAACATAAAATGATGAGAGAGCGGATACTCAAATTTCCCCATAAAGCGGGGAGTTACGTTGATACCGATGTAATTATTAATGACGGAAACGAATTTGATGCAAGAAAGAGtaatgtaaaagaaaatagGACGAGTAAAAACCTGTCACGCTGTTTTGTTGACAGCCCACGGCGCCAAAGCGGGTTATACACACGCAtacaggcaggcaggcagcatAACTTGAACACCAGTGTGATTCACGGCGCGCGGACAGGCTCGTGCGAGTTTGGCAACGCCGCCGGCAGGCAAGTCCCATCATGCACCGCGTTCGCGGAACGGTAGGTCGGCCGTCGCGAGAGTAGCGGATCAGAGGGGCAGAGGGCGCCCCCACCCCGCCGCATTTCGAGGCCGCCCCACTCCGATCAGCGGAGGTAAAGCAGTCTATGAAAAGAAGGCGAAGGCGTAGGGAGTGTGTGCATTCGTACTCTTCTTGCCCGATCATCGATGTGTTGTTTGTGGTCCGTAACCGTGCTAAATTACAATACCGTGTTTGAACTAACGGTAAATCAGTGAAAATGCCGCTGAGTATAGGAGTGAATCTCCGAGTAACAGGCCACTGCAATCAGGGAGGCCGAAAATACATGGAGGATATGTTTAGCGTAGCATACCAGCAAACCGCCGACGACAAAGACCTCGAGTACGCTTTTTTCGGTATATTTGACGGGCATGGCGGCGGTGAGGCGGCCACGTACGCCAAGGAACATCTCATGGACACTATCGTCAAACAGAAGAACTTCTGGTCTGATAAAGATGAGGATGTTTTAAGAGCCATACAGGATGGATACAACAACACCCATCAGGCTATGTGGCGACAGCTCGGTAAGTCGTCGTCAGGTTACCCTCCCGCGCTATTCCCAATGCCTATCCTCGCTCCTCTCCTCCCCCCACCGATCACGAGCCTTTGCCCGTCTCCCCCTCTCCGCCGCTCCCGTCCTGCCCTCCCGCTCTGTCTGCCTCCGCGCCTATACTTCCGAATGAGATTTAGGTTATGTAACCCCCAGGTAACCTCAATTCAATTCTCGGTTTCACTAAATTTGATACTGTCCAGCAAAGGGGACGTAATTACGCCGTACTTGTTGCTACGACGCCTCCCTGCCCGCACGAAATTACCGAAACACATTTTCTGAGAATTAACACTGATCACAGTAAGATAGAGCCTTGCAAGAGGCTAGGTGTTCAGGGATTCCAAGGGTTCTAGATGTAACACGAGATTTCTTTCCCTTCACAATAGTACAGACTTTTTATTGAATCACTTTCTCATTTTCGACATTTGACAGACTTTCTCATTGatcaattttggaattgaCTAGATCTCTGTTGCTTACAGGatatttgtttcttatttGCTCTGTATAGATGTTTTCAGCATCAGTGTATCAACTTCACATCATATTGATTGTCAAAGTGTTTCTTTCGGTTGCAAACGTGTCGAATACAAATGGAAACAAATATGCATAGTCTGTTTTTATCGACTACTAGAAAACCAGCTATGTCAgtcattttaaattcaagtcggtaaaaaaaagttcttgaTTCTATACTTGAAATGAATaaccaaatttatttttcaacagacAAATGGCCGAGAACAGCTTCGGGTCTTCCTAGTACAGCTGGTACAACGGCAAGTGTTGCTTTCATtcgaaaaggaaaaatttacaTAGGTCATGTCGGAGACTCAGGAATTATTCTTGGGTACCAGGACGAAGGAGAACTTTATTGGAAAGCTAAAGCTCTCACCAAAGACCACAAACCAGAAAGTAAGCGTGAGATGACCAGAATCCAAGCTTGTGGCGGAAAAGTAGTCAGTAAATCCGGTGTGCCCAGGGTAGTTTGGAACAGACCAAGGATCGGACACAAGGGACCTGTTCGTAGATCGACTCATATTGATGAGATTCCGTTTCTTGCAGTTGCTAGGTCATTAggtaaataaacaaagttcGAAAATCACCAATAGACTAATGGAATTGATAATTCCGTGTCTGTAGCAACTGTTCTCACTTTGAGTCACTTTTTTAATTCAACTGTATGATATACTCTCAGTTTTACTCGTTATAATCATTTTATAATTGGGATTGCAATTATTCCATGCTTTACACCGTATGAGtgcaattgaataatttgctaaaagaaaatcacaaaaCTTATTTCGTTGCATATTCACTCATGTTTTATGAAACAACATGCGAATAATGTAATCAGATATCAAGCATAATGTACAGAGACCTTCTTCACCTTGCTGCAAAAAGTTGCATTTCACCAGCTCTGTATCACTCAGTACAGTATATTAAACAGATGCTTGCGACATATGTTTAATGTTCGACGCAGGTGATCTTTGGAGCTACAACTCTGAACTTGATAAGTTCGTGGTATCACCTGAGCCTGATGTAGCTGTTGTAGCAGTGGATGTGAAGTCCCATCGTTGTCTTATCTTTGGAACAGATGGCTTGTGGAACATGCTATCCCCACAGTTAGCTGTATCAATTGTCCAAAATGCCGAAAGACACAATGAAAAACATCTTATTGCTTCTCAGCAAACTGGTAATGGGGTATGTTCACCCAAATGTTATTAAGGTTGCGTTTATTGATAAATGGCTGTgtcatgaaaattttccagtcTTTCGACATTACAGGAACTAAAAATTAGGGTCTATTACACTACAGATatcaatgtaataaaatattagaTTGACTGAAGATATCACAAGTatggaatattttcaaaataatatgtaGAACATTAGACATTtcctcgaaatttttcattcattgtCAGATTATGAAGCTTCATTGATTACAATTACCATTGCAGCATACAGATATACAAATGTGGATAAATCCATCCAAAAGTCTGGTAGATAGAGCCTTGGAAAGGTGGTCATCAACAAGACTTAGAGCAGACAACACCAGTGTTGTTACTTTAATGCTGGATCCACCTGGACCGTCACGAACTGAGGTTAGCTGAATTCTGTGACAAAATGACGAGTTTCTTGTGTTGCATTTTCAACTGTATTGCAAAGGAACAAATATAGCAAAAACATATGCTGAATTGTAAGCTCTAGTCCACACTGATGCTAATTAATATTACATATCCTTTTCAGGTTTTGCTTGGTCAGAAGAGctgcaaagaaaaagaacgcCCGATATCACCAAAAGGAATTCCTCAACGGGTAATACTTTCCCCAGTTCCCAGTACTTCTGAACAAGTCGAGTACGAGCCAAATTACTCCACAAAACCTGAAACCAATCCTAATTTGTACGCCGCCCAACCGCAACCACCAGTACCAAATTTCACGAAGACTGATGAAAGTGAAAATGAGTCTAAACAACCAGATTCATCGGATAATATTGTGGATGctatgagaaaaattacagaagTAGCTAATATTTTACATAGAGAAAGGCTACCTGCAGTGTCAAAACCTTTAGTAGAGCAGCATaatccgaatttgaaaaatcaaccgcTCAATGTTACAAAGCCTTTGACTAAATGTTCGCAACAATGTCATGAAAGTCCTCAAAGAGAACTACGTAGTAGAGAGAGTATACAAGTTGCGGAAGTATCATCAAGCGTTTGTTCCGACAATGTACAACGAACAGAAGGTTCAACAAAATCGGAAGACGTGTCTACAACAAAATTAGAGAAAAGCGATCAGCCTGTCCATTCCAAAAGGATACCTGATCACAAATCCATGGGAAGTCAAAATAATCATAACTTACAAAGTCTGAATAGACAAGTGCCAAAACCTAGCAGAATGTCTGATCATAAAACCAAAGAAGAATCAAATAATTTGCACCATATGGTTAGACAAAATGCATTTAACGGTTCTTGCGATGAATTGAAACCTGGCACAGCTGTTGGTACGAAACGAAGACACAGTACACTAGCACAGGCTGATGAGAGTTGTAGTTCAGAACCTAATCTGAAGAGGCGAACACGTTCCGAGGATCAGAGAATTCTGCCGATAGACGAAAATGACCCAGCAAATCAAGGTAAAGACAGTCACACTCGACTATCGTGGCCGGATAAATGGGAGGTTACTGGAGAAGGACCTGAAAATACAAGGACCAACCAGAGAAGAAGCTTAGAGAAGAAGGCTACACCCGTGAAAACCATTAGGAGGCCTTCAATCAATGGTGGAAATCGAATACAGCTGAGAGGAAGTTTCACCGTTCAGAGAGAACGAGTAAATATAACAAGTACGCCTGACTTACCACCGCAGAGATGGTTACGATCT
Proteins encoded in this region:
- the Pp2C1 gene encoding uncharacterized protein Pp2C1, which codes for MPLSIGVNLRVTGHCNQGGRKYMEDMFSVAYQQTADDKDLEYAFFGIFDGHGGGEAATYAKEHLMDTIVKQKNFWSDKDEDVLRAIQDGYNNTHQAMWRQLDKWPRTASGLPSTAGTTASVAFIRKGKIYIGHVGDSGIILGYQDEGELYWKAKALTKDHKPESKREMTRIQACGGKVVSKSGVPRVVWNRPRIGHKGPVRRSTHIDEIPFLAVARSLGDLWSYNSELDKFVVSPEPDVAVVAVDVKSHRCLIFGTDGLWNMLSPQLAVSIVQNAERHNEKHLIASQQTGNGHTDIQMWINPSKSLVDRALERWSSTRLRADNTSVVTLMLDPPGPSRTEVLLGQKSCKEKERPISPKGIPQRVILSPVPSTSEQVEYEPNYSTKPETNPNLYAAQPQPPVPNFTKTDESENESKQPDSSDNIVDAMRKITEVANILHRERLPAVSKPLVEQHNPNLKNQPLNVTKPLTKCSQQCHESPQRELRSRESIQVAEVSSSVCSDNVQRTEGSTKSEDVSTTKLEKSDQPVHSKRIPDHKSMGSQNNHNLQSLNRQVPKPSRMSDHKTKEESNNLHHMVRQNAFNGSCDELKPGTAVGTKRRHSTLAQADESCSSEPNLKRRTRSEDQRILPIDENDPANQGKDSHTRLSWPDKWEVTGEGPENTRTNQRRSLEKKATPVKTIRRPSINGGNRIQLRGSFTVQRERVNITSTPDLPPQRWLRSDTIAATPIKTLRSRNVDIMGHTVPPQMASQYDIVKANRLSLPSKLKQTSSSSGPQASPSSSGIAKRVKSPYNPSARSLSTRSRIKRLSK